The genomic DNA ATAGCCACCTTGTCTTTCGCTAACAGTTCCTACTGCCAAGCCTGTAGTGGACTTTCACCACCAAGTATCCGCCCATGCAGGGCGCACTTAAAATCAAACTAGGTGGAGCGTTTTCCTCCACCTAGTTTCTCTATTTTAATGATATCCATTTTGTCCATTTGCAGATCCAGATGTTTTATGTTTTGGTTTACTATTTTTATTTTGCTTCGTTCCACCGTCTTTTTTCGTCTTTTTAGACATGAGTAATCCCTCACTTTTATATATTGAGCTACACTATGGCTCAATAATAGTGTGGACGAAAAGGCGAAATAATCACTGGAAGTTTTTAGCAATCCTTTTCTTTCTCATTTTTCAGTGCATTTAACTCTCCCCCAATTAAAATCATCATCGCAGATAAATAAAACCAAATCATTAAAATAATGACACCACCAATACTTCCATACGTGGCTGTGTAATTCCCGAAGTTATTAACATAATAAGAAAAAACTAATGAAACGCATATCCATCCAAGTGCAGCAAAAACCGCTCCCGGTAAAACCGTCACACATTGAATCCTTTTACTTGGAGCAAGTGTATATAATCCTGTGAAAACGATAAATAAAATAATCGGGGAAACACCCCAACGCAACTGATTCCAAACATTTAAAAACGTTTCAGAAAAACCAAAACGATACGCCATATATAAGCCGATTTGCTTTCCAAATACTTGAAGTAATAAAGCAATGATAATGACAAAAATCAAGGCAAATGTTAAGACAATCGACAAACTGCGATTAATAAAAAAAGAACGAGTTTCTTTTACATCATACGCATGGTTTAATCCTTTGATGATGGCATTCATTCCATTGGAAGCAGACCAGATCGTGGCAATGATCCCGAATGATAATAATCCCGTGTTTCTTCGCCCCATTACTTCATTTAATGTTGTCTCAATTAATTTAAAAGAATCTGTTGGAGCAAAGTCGCGAACGATATTCAAAATATCATCTTGT from Oikeobacillus pervagus includes the following:
- a CDS encoding YihY/virulence factor BrkB family protein, with the protein product MASSKKEMWIFLKQLFLRIKDSDIVGVSAQMAFFFLLSLFPMLIFMVTLLPYLPFTQDDILNIVRDFAPTDSFKLIETTLNEVMGRRNTGLLSFGIIATIWSASNGMNAIIKGLNHAYDVKETRSFFINRSLSIVLTFALIFVIIIALLLQVFGKQIGLYMAYRFGFSETFLNVWNQLRWGVSPIILFIVFTGLYTLAPSKRIQCVTVLPGAVFAALGWICVSLVFSYYVNNFGNYTATYGSIGGVIILMIWFYLSAMMILIGGELNALKNEKEKDC